The genomic segment GTGTGTCAGGTCCTCAGAGAGCCCGCACCCTCTGAGCCTGCGGGCCCTTCTGGCCCTGACCGACCTCGAACTCCACGCGCTGGTTCTCCTCCAGCGTGCGGAAGCCACGGCCTTCGATCTCCGAGTAGTGGACGAACACGTCGCCCTCGCCACCGTCCTGGGCGATGAAGCCGAAGCCCTTCTCGGCGTTGAACCACTTCACAGTGCCTTGCGCCAC from the Saccharomonospora azurea NA-128 genome contains:
- a CDS encoding cold-shock protein, producing the protein MAQGTVKWFNAEKGFGFIAQDGGEGDVFVHYSEIEGRGFRTLEENQRVEFEVGQGQKGPQAQRVRAL